Sequence from the Acropora muricata isolate sample 2 chromosome 10, ASM3666990v1, whole genome shotgun sequence genome:
aactgttgattgaggtggtaaattttaccggttaccgcctgataaggagaacactgctaGGTTATTTTTTACATGacttgttttcctttgttcttccaggcTGATTACACTGAACAAATCCCGCTAATTAGAAATTGTCTTAAAAGCTAGGGgaatattacaataataattgataatCCTCTTGGGGAATACTACAGAAAAATTCCCCTTGCAGCCCATCCACATAAATCGTGATTAACGCACTGACAAACAAGACCACCACTTTACATCAACAATGTTACACTTAttttaaacaaataattatttttattacactTTAAATAATactgaacagttgctcaaactgaaaacatgagaattgtttacCATTGTTTTACAGCACAGTTCTGATTTAACCTtgcccatgtgaaaaataagccaGTATTATGAGGCACCTTGTGGATACGTAATTCACACCCTGATTTACACCTCATGATTACACCTCGGGCTGTGCCATTGgtgaataaatcacatatccCCTGACATTGCCTCAAAATAACCCTTACTTAGTAAAAATTATCAACCCAAGTTAAAAATCAacatattttgataaaatttcACATGGATTGAGAAAAACAACCTAAGGTATAAAAATCAATCTGGGTTAAATAACGTGAACTGTGTAATTAGAAATAGCTGCAATTGACCATTTAAAAGTGTGCTTTCAATGCAATCTCATTGCGCTACTTTGTAATCCAGCCGTCAAGATTGTGGTAAGGGAGGGAGATGAGAGGGtaactttgtttctttgttcagGAACTATAAAATTATTACACCTTACCTTTTCCTCATGCATATTCCATGTACCAACGAATACACTAATTTGATGATCAGGAAAGTAACGTTCCATTTCCTCTCTTAAAAAATTTCCACTTCTTGTTCTTGCTCGACGTGCACACACAGGTGGAAGCATTGACAATGTGGAAAAATTCGATGCTTCTCCGGTGGATCTCACAGACAGTTCTGTATCTGATGCATACTTTTCTTCATTAGTAACTACTTTCTCCAAGGCTTTACTGAGGTTGCGTAAATCAGATGCCGAGTTGTGATCTTGTTTGAATTCATTTGGATGAACACTTTCATACAAGCCATTACTACTTGCCACAAGAGTATTATCAACATTTCCAGCAGGAAGAGTGGGGAGGGTTGAATTTGGGTCCCTCTGAGTAGCTAATTTCTGATTCCTTCTTTCTGATATTTTACTGTTGTTCATCGATTCTTCATCGCTTTCACTCACACTTGTCAAACTGCCATCAGAAGATGACAATGTGACTTCATCATCAGAAGGAGGCTTATCATTCAACGACACTGATTGCACAGATTTAACAGATGCTGCTTCTTTGTGACCAGAAACCATCACTGCCGCATTATTTTGCTCTTGAGTAACTCTTATAGGatgaacaacattttttttcgtgAACTTTTTGCtggaatcatttttcgcactACTTTGGTAATATTTAAAGCTACTAACGATTTCTGCTGAAGAACCGATATCTTTTAAAGGTTCTGTGCCTCTAAGATTTCGATTTCCCTTACTCTTGTTACGCGGACTGTCTGCAGATTCACTGGACCCAACACTATCCAAACTACCGGTGCTCCCTCTGCGCCTCAAAGGCAAAGGGTCCAGAATAACGCCAAAAGCATGCTTATGACCTTTATTCTCGTCTTCTGAGCCGGATGGAGAAGTTCGCGGCGATTCATGGCGTGATCGTTTTACTCCTTTCGAACTTAGTGCCGCTAAACGAGGGTTCGCATCGACAGCGCTTAGCGCTCGAGGAGAAGACGGTGGATGAGGAACAAGTCTTGATGTTTGAGATTCTTCCTTCTTTGATTTTATCAAGATAGCACGATGACTCCCAGGTGTATCGTTTGAGGACAAGGCAACTCTTCTTTCTGCTGAAGTTATTTCCCTTTGCTGCAAAAGCTTTGCAGGTCTGTTGAAAGACTGCTTCATTGATGATGTTTGAAGATTGTGGCttgaaaaagaataattttctcGTTCAGTCATAATGACTCAGTAATGCCATAGTAGGTTGTTTTCAGGACAAAAAGCTTGATACATCCTCAAATATAACCAGGTTGAAACATCGCCCATATTGTTTATTCACTATGGAGACTGACTTTAaattttttgttgatgaagGGGTAAGAAGTCGCAATTCGTTCAAGCTACATGAGGTATTCTTGTTTGTTCTCTCACTTGAGGCAACGATAAACAAAACTGAGTAGTAACTACCCCTCCCTTCTCTATTTGTGTGCTATTTATAAGCCCTCGCCACAATGTCGAGGAGCAAGATTCAAAATGTCGGACGAAGCGCTCCTGCGGAATTTTCTGTCGATACATCCCTTTCTCGAGCTTTACAAAGATGAGCAAGATATAAAAAGGGTAAGACAATTTTTAAGGAAACTACCTGTAAGTAAGCTCTATGATgttgaacaatttttttacCTAGAAATTATCATTTCGCACTGAGTCATTTGATTTGAGTTCGGGCGTCAGTGCAATCCCATCCCCAGTTGGGTGCTAAAATAGTTAAAATTACGGAGTTCTGGAATGGAAATACTCTAGCTTATGCTTCAatgaatataatttattaattcCGAGCTTGAAGGACAAATAGGCTGATCTTAAATCTTGAAGATTCTACTGCCCTGACTTCTTGGCTACACGTGCATGGTTTACGCTCCCACGTGCATGCGAACCCGAGTGCACAACAGCCACTTTAGTGTGTTCAGTGCAAGGGGAGTTGTCACAGGAGATTCTCTCGCCTACCATCCTCACCCAATTAGTCAGATAATTTTgaataaatgttcaaaaaaaaaattgagcgcATTAAAAACCTACAAGTACAAATTTTGGTCTCGCAAATTAGCGATAGTGCCACACCGTTCATAGTGCTGGTACGGGTAGGTACCCTGGGTGTAACACAGTTTGAGCCCACTCCTCCCACCTTCTTCCTGCTTTTCAAAAAACTAAACCCCTGGATATAATATattgttatttcttttaaattggTGTGTTTTCCTCCTCCTAGCCTGCAAAAGCAGAGGTATTTCTGGTGGTTGTTTCTCTCCTTATCTTTTGGGAGAAGGGAAATGGCCGCCTGAAATGCTCtaggtgtgttgtgtgtgtatTCACAGACTATCTTCCttttggaacaacaagaaaaaCCAAACACTAAAGCTAAAACAACTACAATGGGAATTGTGTAGGTTTATAATTATCAGTATTTTAACCTTgattaattaataattgatTATTTTGACGTTATAATGGTATTCTAAGGTGAGAACTGCTTGCCAACATCGTGGATTACTGATGTTTTCACTAATTTTTGATCTGACATTTCTGTTTGACATTAGGTCAGATGTAAAATTACAGGACATGAGCTGCCAGCCAGACTATCAGACCTTGAGAGCTACACAAAGGGGAAGAAATATCAGCGCTTGACCAAAGACACCCCAAGGGAAATTTCTGGCTTTGAAGAATACAAGGAGTTTCTTGTACCCAGTTCGAAAAATAGGTATTGGTGAAACATGCCACAAAATAATGACTCAAATCAATTGGTATTGCTGTTTTTCAAATACaacattttaaataattttaaatttataCTTTGAAAAATAATACCTTTATGTGTTTATTCAACCAAACAAATGTATAAAAAGGTTTTCACCATGTCAGGAAGTTGTGGCAAAAAGCTTGTAGCCAAATCAGTGAATGTTCATCCTATACTCCCTTCGTATCATTCAATTGAGCATCAAAGAGAGGAAACCATGGGTCATACCCATGTCAAAAAAGGACTGGATGTTGTGCTGGATATAATATCACTTTGTGACATGTCCTTCATATATCTTATATAATTATAAAGGATCAAACCATTTCCTTAAAGGATGAAGAATTAATAACTTACTCATCACATGCTAGGATACATTATATTTGACAGAggtcagttttttttccttcatgttcTTATGAAGGGCTTGCTGAGGAATTTGATGGGGCAACATGTTATATTTGTATAAAATTTCATTCACTTTGACCATTTTGCAGCAAACAGCTTTACTGCATATTAACAAAAAAGAGCATCACCAATAGCCCTTTTCACATTCAAAAACATGTGACTGGGAAACGTTTCACAAGAGCATTAGCAAAAGGTGAgttttctcattaagtttttAGTTTATTACCTTCTTCACCTTCTTTCTTTTCCCTGAATTAATTAAACAGCCCACTGAGAGACTCTGAGTATTTTTGGATACTCTCCATTTATTATTAGCTTAATCTGTGGCTAGAGTAATCACGAGAATGAGAACTCAGTTCTTTGAGAGTTTCCAATCGCAGTTGTTAATTGCTTTACCTTTATGGAATTAGATCTTAGATCATCTGGATGAGTGAAGCACTGAAAAGGATAGTCTGTATTTTGATATGTAACAAGTTGACTTTTGCTCAGGTTGCCAATACATAGGTCAGGAACAGCATTCGTTCACAGTTCTTCACTCTATTAGATAATCTAATCCCATCAAGGTTTATCATTCCTGAGTTCAAAACATGTTCAGTTTTTATCTTTCTATCAAACCGTGAAAAAATACTTGTTATGAGTGGTTCATCCCAAATTTTGCTTGGTTTACTGCCTGCAGATTCCTTGTGCCAGCtctgtttaaatttgtttctaATTTTTTAGATCGTGAGGAACAGGCCAAAGTAATAGCCAACGAAGATAAATCAGATGAAAACATGTGGGTACCGTCCGACCTCGATTCTCAATCTGAAATCAAAGAAGACGAAAATGGCACGGAGATGGAGGAGGATCCAGGAAATTCGGATGGAGAATCGTCGTCAGAAGGTGAATTGCCATAATCCCTCGtatctacaaaaaaaaacaacaacagcaaaaacaaaaaaaacaaaacaaaaaattaaaggaacTTAAGAGTTTTTCACTCgcttttttctcttgtttttaggTCGCAAGGAACAGGCCAAACTAACAGCCAATGGTGAGAAATCAGATGAAGGCATGTCGGTACCATCCGATCTTGAGTCTGAATCTCAAGTAAAGAAATATGGAGGTAACACAAAGATGGAAGAGGATCTAGGAAAGTGTGGTGGAGAATTACTCTCTGAAGGTAAATTACTGTCATTCCTCCCCCATgttataaaaaaacaacaacaaaaacgaaaaaaaaattactgaacaGTTTTTCTTCGTGATGACTTAAGAGCACACCCGGTGGTTGAGTGCACTGGGCAGGATTATTGCGCGGATGGTCGTAGGATCAATATTGCGGCCGCACCTTCACTCAGGGACTTAaagtaactgaggagaaagtgctgcctttgtgatTACGTCAGCAAATGACTTTATAGTCTTCTCGTATGACGACGGGAAACTGTCCAGTACTTCAATGTTCATAATTCTGTGAGACGTAAAAGaaccacacactattcgaaaagagtaagCATGACATTCTGTTAGTAGCCGGTGCggataaagaaaaacaaacggatgttgttttttttttctccaagtacGCAAATGAGATGGTGAAAAGCGCCAGAGGTTTTGTCACCTGCTCTACCTTTTCACCATTCGGGCAGGATGTACCAAGGAAATATCGATTATTTTGTCTACTTTCCAGAGGAAGAAGATACTCGCAAAAGAAAGCATCGACGTGGCACTAAAAGGGAGTTAGAAGCAAAGGTAAGAGAATGCACTGCGAGCAAGCGAAATTCACTCGTCGCGTCTTAACCCTTAATTTTAGGTCCTGCCCTTGGGGGTCCCTTTTTCGCTCTCTTTTATTTTGCGCCGAAATTGGAGACTACTCAAAGTCTAGTGAGAAAAGCTCTTGACAGAATATAtaagaaaacgaaacaaaatatAACTAATTCGACAGTCAGATGGGATGGCTGAGCCTCTACCttccaaactgaaaaaaatttgaacGCCGCTCTCGTCTACTCACCTAGTTCATGTTGAGCGGACCAAGTGGGTTTTGCGGATAGAtgagaaataatttatttttacaaatAACTCCATAGAGGTCAACCAAGTGCCccgcttcttttcttttttttcaagtagAGGATGTGGAATTCCACGTTGACGGTAACGTGTGAGGAAGGCGTTCCTCGAAACCTATACCGTCTGTGACGTAgagttttttaaaattataattACGAGCTAATTGATAGCTTCTTGGTTCTCAACAGAAAAAAGTGGTGAAGAAATCAAATAAAAAGCTAAAAGCAGGAGTTGGAAGAAATGCTGGAATGGTTAAACgatccaaaaaaagaaaaactaacacTAGCTGATTGTGATCTCTAGTATGTCCTAGAAAAAGCGTGACGTACGTGGACATGTGGTACTGTAAAAGAATATCAAACGATAATTGACGCCGTTCTAGATTGCAAGTTGTCTCAGATTTAAGCGAAAATAAGAAAGTGGGGGAATAtgtcgccgaaattagagacaacTCGCAGTCTAAGGCCGTCTCAGTGGAGAAACAAGAGACATCCTCAGTGTTTTGCGATTCTTTAATAATGTTTGCTGAACGTGTTTGAATATGAAGGAGATTACAGCCGTGAAATCCCAACTCTCCTCGGTCGAGTTTCACCTACGTGTAAAAGTAAGTCTTTTTCATGTCGTGAACGAGGAAGTCGCATTTTTTCTAATTCAGCATTTGGAGATgcgaatttttttccttttcactgGCAATGAATTTTTCCCCCAAAGTTGGTTTACattggtttttttcttttacaatttaAGTGTTTTTTGAGTATCGGTTTAAGAAATTTATATGCGGTTACACTCTctgaaaaaatggcaaaatttgatATTGGCAAGGAAAAAAGACAACATTCACGTTGCGTCTGCATAACGTTTTTATAGAGAACATGGAATGAGAAAAAGGCCACGCGTGGATCTGCTTTCAGTCTAAAAAAAGTGTTAAGCTTCTGGCTCTAAAAGGTTTAAAAGAGCTTTAAAACGGTCATTCGACTACAAAATCTCAGTTAGCAGCTGATGCTATGCCTAATCTATGAACGAGCAACCTCACTGCTTCCAAAGGATCTTGGGCCACATCCACAGAATTCTGCCGTATAACTGTGTGGGGTGCATGTTTACGCGGAGTAACTGGGGCGAGGTGGCACGTGGTATTTTCAGCAGTGGATTTGATCTTGCTTCGTTTAGCCTCAAGTTTATAATTCCGCTCGGTTATATTGAGGACACTTTTGATGTCTTGAATACTTCTCTTTTTGACGCTTATTTCCTGGGCAATTGACTCATCACGGCATAACAGGACGAGGAGGCAGCATGTTTTGATGAAAACTATGCCTTTATCTCTGAAATTCACCAACAGGGCAATTAAGATGTCCACAGAATCTGATTCCTCGTAAACTGTACGATAAAGAGACGAGaactaggaaaaaaaaaagagacaaaagaaaaatcactTAGTTTCCAAACGAATCAAAAGCATGTTTTTGTTTGTGACTTAACACCCATCAAAGAAACTACACATTTTAGCGCCATGAATTTGTCTGAACCTGAGGTTACAGAAAATGTCATTAATTGAGGTGTTGCGCGCGATAATTTTTGGGATTTAACCCACATACGGACTTTCTTTGGTTTGTTTCTAGTTGTAAAAAGGGTGAACGAGTTTGTCTGCTAAACATATTTCCACGCCCACTTTCCAATGAAGTAATGGTGGCTAGACCTCGGACCCAAATCCCGTTACCTTAGCAACATTGTAGAGTATTGAGAGAGAATACTTGATGACTTCCAAGTGCGGTAAACTGCGATTGCATTTCTTTATGACTTTGAAAATGACCGGAAGTGCCCCATTTTTCACCACCTGTTGACAGCATACCTCGGATAGACGAGTTACAAcctctga
This genomic interval carries:
- the LOC136930800 gene encoding phosphatidylinositol polyphosphate 5-phosphatase type IV-like isoform X1; the protein is MTERENYSFSSHNLQTSSMKQSFNRPAKLLQQREITSAERRVALSSNDTPGSHRAILIKSKKEESQTSRLVPHPPSSPRALSAVDANPRLAALSSKGVKRSRHESPRTSPSGSEDENKGHKHAFGVILDPLPLRRRGSTGSLDSVGSSESADSPRNKSKGNRNLRGTEPLKDIGSSAEIVSSFKYYQSSAKNDSSKKFTKKNVVHPIRVTQEQNNAAVMVSGHKEAASVKSVQSVSLNDKPPSDDEVTLSSSDGSLTSVSESDEESMNNSKISERRNQKLATQRDPNSTLPTLPAGNVDNTLVASSNGLYESVHPNEFKQDHNSASDLRNLSKALEKVVTNEEKYASDTELSVRSTGEASNFSTLSMLPPVCARRARTRSGNFLREEMERYFPDHQISVFVGTWNMHEEKEVPFYLDDFLIPNAIEFLQDLYVIGLQESTSARKEWEIRLQETLGPSHVLMYSCSFGLLHLSVFIRRELVWFCSAVSEDNVSTRVGHMIKTKGALAVSFSIFGTSFLFIDSHFTSDEGKAMDRVNDYKTICKSLSLSPEIPKRRSTNETDLTENFDRVFWLGDFNFRVTLERSQVNGMLEKYKDQHNPDCKELLEKDQLLDLMEQGKVFVGFSEPPINFLPTYKFDIQSDYYDSSSKNRVPSYTDRVLYRSSDPSSIEPVIYTSCVSVKTSDHRPVFGIYQVKLNPCSENIPLTGGHYMRDVYIEANRRRAAGPRNEGQSAVCVIL
- the LOC136930814 gene encoding surfeit locus protein 2-like, whose protein sequence is MSDEALLRNFLSIHPFLELYKDEQDIKRVRCKITGHELPARLSDLESYTKGKKYQRLTKDTPREISGFEEYKEFLVPSSKNSKQLYCILTKKSITNSPFHIQKHVTGKRFTRALAKDREEQAKVIANEDKSDENMWVPSDLDSQSEIKEDENGTEMEEDPGNSDGESSSEGRKEQAKLTANGEKSDEGMSVPSDLESESQVKKYGGNTKMEEDLGKCGGELLSEEEEDTRKRKHRRGTKRELEAKKKVVKKSNKKLKAGVGRNAGMVKRSKKRKTNTS
- the LOC136930800 gene encoding inositol polyphosphate 5-phosphatase E-like isoform X2, with product MTERENYSFSSHNLQTSSMKQSFNRPAKLLQQREITSAERRVALSSNDTPGSHRAILIKSKKEESQTSRLVPHPPSSPRALSAVDANPRLAALSSKGVKRSRHESPRTSPSGSEDENKGHKHAFGVILDPLPLRRRGSTGSLDSVGSSESADSPRNKSKGNRNLRGTEPLKDIGSSAEIVSSFKYYQSSAKNDSSKKFTKKNVVHPIRVTQEQNNAAVMVSGHKEAASVKSVQSVSLNDKPPSDDEVTLSSSDGSLTSVSESDEESMNNSKISERRNQKLATQRDPNSTLPTLPAGNVDNTLVASSNGLYESVHPNEFKQDHNSASDLRNLSKALEKVVTNEEKYASDTELSVRSTGEASNFSTLSMLPPVCARRARTRSGNFLREEMERYFPDHQISVFVGTWNMHEEKEVPFYLDDFLIPNAIEFLQDLYVIGLQESTSARKEWEIRLQETLGPSHVLMYSCSFGLLHLSVFIRRELVWFCSAVSEDNVSTRVGHMIKTKGALAVSFSIFGTSFLFIDSHFTSDEGKAMDRVNDYKTICKSLSLSPEIPKRRSTNETDLTENFDRVFWLGDFNFRVTLERSQVNGMLEKYKDQHNPDCKELLEKDQLLDLMEQGKVFVGFSEPPINFLPTYKFDIQSDYYDSSSKNRVPSYTDRVLYRSSDPSSIEPVIYTSCVSVKTSDHRPVFGIYQVKLNPCSENIPLTGGHYMRDVYIEAVLWDVIERF